The genomic DNA GCCGTCGGCGCGGTTCATGGGCGGGCGCGAGCATGATCTGGCCACCGGCGGCCCCTACCCCGAGGCGAGCGATGCGGCGCTGTCTGAGGTGCTCGACCGGCACATCATGCTGCTGCCCGCAATGGTGCCAGAGACCGGCCCCTTCCGTGGCCGCGCCCACCGCTGGACGGGCCCCGAGCCCCAGCCCGGCAGTGCCGAGCGCGGGGTGGCCGTGGCCTTCTATCTCGCTCTGGTTACCCGCCGCTGTCTCGACCTGATCGGCCACCGTGGCAATATCATCGTGGAAGGCCCCTTTGCCAGAAACCGCCCCTACCTACAGATGCTCAGTGCCGCTACGGGCTGCGAGGTTTTGCCCATGGGCAGCGCCACCGGCACAGGCCAAGGCGCGGCGCTCTTGGTCAACGACGCAGGCGACAGGCCCCTTGCAGCCGCGCCGCAGCCTTCCGTTGTGATCCCGAGTGACAGACGATTTGGGGCATATGCCGCGCTTTGGGCTGACGCCTGCGGCTGAAGTTTGCTGCGGTGTTTCGGGCCAACCTGTGCGCGGCATTGCCCCGAACACCACTCAGGCCTTAACCCAGCCTTTCCCTCCGGCTCTCAGCCCGAACGCGCAGGAAGAAGGCGTTTTTTGTAGGGGGTCGGGTCCATATCTCGCAGGTCTATGCTGATGCTCTCCACCTCTGGGAATCGCTCGGCCAAGGCGTCTCTCAGCGCTATGGCCAGTGCGATTTTCTGCTCAGGTTCCCGCCCCGCAAGCATGCTCACCGTGAGGTGCAAAAAGCTGCCCGTGCCGTCGAGATGCAAAAACTCCACGGCTTCGTAGATGCGCAGCTTGATATCCTCGCGCGCGATAAAGCCACAGCCAGCCCCGACCTCACCCACAAGCTGCAACGCAGCCTGACGGGTCGCGGGGCTGTTCAGCGCGTTGCCGTGCTCGATGACGAAATGCGGCATCAGAACAGCCCGAAATACTCGGCCTGCTCCCACTCGGAAACGGTCAGGTGATAGCGTTCCCACTCCGAGCGGCGCAGCGTTGCGATGTAATCCACGAAGGTATCGCCGAGCGCGGCGCGATAGAAATCCGAGGCCTCGAAGTGCTGGATCGCGCTCAGCAGGCTGTTCGGCAAAGCGGGGGCGTCGCTGTCGTAGGGGGTTTCCACCGGTTCGGGCGCGCGCAACCCGCGCTCTATCCCATCCAGCCCGCAGAGGATCTGGCTGGCAAAGTAGTAATAGGGGTTGGCCGTTGTCTCGGCGACGCGGTTCTCGACCCGCGAGGCCGGATCGCCCGGGGCCATCATGGCGCGGATCATCGCCCCCCTGTTGTCGCGCCCCCACTGGATGCGGTCGGGGGCAAGCTGGTGCGGGCGGTAGCGCTTGTAGCCGTTCACCGTGGGCGTGGTCAGCAGGCAGGTTTGGGCGGCATGCTCCAGCAGGCCAGCGATCCAGGCGCTGGCGGTGTCGCTCAGCTCCGCCTCGGCGGGCGGGATCATCAGGTTTTCGCCGGTTGCGGTGTCGACAAGTGACTGGTGCAGGTGCCAGCCACTCGCGGCGGAATTGGCCACGGCGGGTTTACACATGAAGGTCGCATGCAGGCCTTTGCGCGCGCAGCTTTCCTTCACCATCGCACGAAACATCATCATGTTGTCGGCATGGGTGAGCGGGTCTGCCGGATCGAAGGTGAACTCGAACTGGCTTGGCCCCATCTCTACCTCGGTCGAGCGCACCGGCAGGCCCAAGGCCTGACAGTTGCGGCGCAGGTCATCCATCACCGGCTCCAGCCGGTCATAATCCGCGCCGCTCAGAAACTGATAGCCGCGGGAGAGGTTGCGGGTGGTGACAGCCGTGGCGGGCATGGTGGCATCGCTGTGCGCCATCTTGTCGTCGAGCAGCTCGAAGACGTGAAATTCCACCTCCAGCCCGGCCTGCATGGCAAGGCCGTGCTTGGCGAGGCGATCCATAGCCACCTTCAGGATACCGCGCGGCGAGAAGGCGATTGGCGCGCCCGATTTGAAGTAGGGGTCGCAGAAGATCCATGCCGAATGCGGCGACCACGGCAGAACACGAAAGGTTGCCGGGTCTGGCACCATCAGCAGGTCACGCCCCCCTGCCAGCTCCCCTTCGATCCCGTTGTTCTCGGCCCAGATCGGAAAGGCAGTGCGGTTGGAGGTGTCTTTCAGGATCAGGGTGCTTGGCGCGGCGAGGCCGGAGCAGAAGACGCTCTCAAGCGCCGAGGCCACCACGGTTTTGCCGCGCAGGATGCCGTTTTGATCGGCAAAGAGCACGCGAACGGTTTCGGTCTCGCCGCCGGAGAGGCGCTCGACCAGCTCGGATGCCGCTTGAACCGCCTCCGGGCTCAAAAGCCCTTCCTGCGCGAGGCGGCCATTGGCGATCTTGTCCAACCTGTCCTTCATATCCGATCCATCCCTGCCAAAGCTGCCGGTGCCGCGCCAAGCCGCCTCACACCTTGGCATCCCAGTCGGCACAGGCCGCGCGGCGCTCGGCGTCACTGGCGGTGAAGGCCTCTTTCCAGTTCTCGCGATCCCCGATCGTGTCGTTGGAGATCGGACCGAACACCTGTGCCGGATCGACAGAGCCATGCATCGGAAGCTCATCAACCTTACCCTCCGCCATCGCGGCAATGGCCGCCCGCATCATGCGGCGATACTTGATGATCGCCACGTCGGTTTTGCCAAGGTGCTCCTTGGTGCGGTCGAAGATCGGGCCGGGGCTTTCCACCGCCCATTGGTCATGGACGTTGATGTCGAGCCCCATGCCGGTATAGGTCTCGCGGCTCTGCTCTTCGGGGTCATAGCCGTAATTGTTGCGCTTGTTCTTGAGCGGCGCATAGTCCGGCAGGCGGTGTTCCTTGAGGCGCTGCTCGCGCATCAGCTCCTTGTCGACGGGTTTGTCGAAGCTGGTGAACATCGAGTACCAGTAGCAATGCTCGTCGTCGATCGGCACGTGCCATTGGGTGATGATCATCTCGCGGCTCATCGGGATCGAGATCGCCTCGGGGAAGATCTGGTTGGTGATCCGCACGTGGGTCTTGCCGTTGTCGAGGTGGCGCAGGGCGACAATGCGCATGCCGTAGTCGGTTTCTTCCACCGAGATCTCCGGGCGCGGGTAGTCGCGCAGCAGCTTGGTCATCGGGATGTCGGTATCGGCGGCCTTGTCGCGGAACTGCTTGCCATAGGCGTCTGCCGGGTCTTCATCTTGGAGGAAGCGGTGGAGGAAGGAGGCGTGGACAGGGTCGATCCCCACTTCCATCGCCTGAAGCCAGTTGCACTCCCACAGCCCCTTGAAGGCAAAGACGTGGCTCTCGGGCGCGCGGAAGCAGTCGAAGTTCGGAAACTCCGGCGGCTCTCCCGGCCCCATGTAGGCAAAGATGATCCCGTTCTTCTCGACCACCGGATAGGAGGTGGTTTTGATGTTTTCCTTCATCCGCGAGGTCTCCGGCTCGCCGGGCTGCTCGACGCATTGGCCCGTCCGGTCGAAGTGCCAGCCGTGGAACGGGCAGCGCAGCCCGTTGTCTTCCAGCCGCCCGTAGCAGAGATCGGCGCCGCGGTGCGGACAGCCCCGCGCGATCAGCCCCAGCTCGCCCTCGCTGTCACGAAACAGCACAAGGTCTTCACCCAGCAGCTTGACCGGCACCACCGGCCGGTTCTTGGCCAACTCGTCGCTCAGCGCGGCGGGCTGCCAGTATTGGCGCATCACTGCCCCGGCATCGGTGCCCGGGCCGGTGCGGGTGAGTTGGTCGTTGAGTTGCTGGCTGATCATGGCGTCTCTCCTGTCTGTCTCGCCTCGGCGGGCGCTTGGGCCGCGCGGGCGTTTCTTGTGTGATGTCGCATCGCGGCGCGTTGCGGGCCGGAGCTTTGCGCCGAGTAGGCGGCGTCTGTGATATCGCGGTCAAGATCTGCGCCCCCTTTGTTGGGGGCGCCGGTCCGTTTTTTCGGTCGACTGTTACATTGGCTGCGGAACCTGGAAGACGTGGCCATCCATCTCGGGGCTTACCGTGATCTGGCATGAGAGGCGGCTGTCGTCGCTGCGCTCGGCTTCGGTCATGTCCAGCATCGCATCTTCGCTGTCGCTCGGGCCGCCGGGCAAATCGCCCGCCCGCACATGGCAGGTGGCGCATGAGAGCGAACCGCCACATTCGGCCTCGACATGGGGCACGTTGGCCAGCACCGCGGCCTGCATGACCGAATGGCCGACCGTGGCCTCAACCTGCTTTTGCGCCCCATCGGGCAACTCGAATATCAGTGTGATTTTCTCTGACATGATGTGCTCCTTTGTGGCGGGCGATCAGTTGATGAAAACCGGGCTGGACCAAGCCATTTGCCCGTTCTTTTGCGTGACGCGGAGATAGGCGAAGGACGGCCCCTCGGGGATTGGCACCGCCAGCCTGCCGGTGACGCGTGAAAGTTCTGGCGGCACGATCCGGTGCATCTGAAAGCTCTCCGAAGGATACCCCCCGGTATGGACCTCGGCGGAGCCGGCCATGAGATCGGCCAGCTTGAATTCGCGCACCATATCGACGGGCGCGGACATGCGCACCGTGACGGAGGCATCGGGTGCAATCTCTTGCAGCTCCATCACCACGGCCTGGTTCGGGTTGCCCATCGAGGGCTCTTGCCGGGAGCTGTAGGAGATGACGGAGAGCCCGTCGCCAACAGGTGTCAGCCGGTGACGGCGCGCCTCATCGAACGGCCCGGAGGTGAGGCAGGGAAAGTGCCGCTTGAGCGACGTGCCCTCAAACTCGATGTCAAAGGCCCAATCCACGACACGGGATTTGTCGAGGTCGCCCCACGGGCCCCAGCCCCACTCCATCCGAAGCTGCGAGGCCCCCTGCCCTGTGGTTTCCGGCTCAGGGCCAAAGCTGCCAACGACTTCGTTGTTCAGCACCAGTTCGACGCGGTCGATCTGGTCTCGCCCCTGCACGTCAAATTCCACCTCGACCTGACCACTCGCGGTGATGTCGGCCCCCATCAAGGCGCCGTCGACGCTGAAGGCCACTTCGATCTTGTCGCCGGTCAGCGCGTAGGTGCGCCGGTTGCGGATGGCGTCGATCACCCCATCGCGGCTGACATCCTCCACCAGCGCTGCCATCAGCCCTTCGCCATAGGCCCCGGGAAAGCCCCGGTGGCTGTCGGTCGAGGCGGTAAAGCCGAACCGCAGGCCCTGAGCGAGGTTGCGTTGGATGGTCTGGTCGGTTGAGCGTCCGCCGGGTGAGCCGATTTTCATCGGGAAAGGGCTGGTGTCGCTCTCCGAGCAGCCGTGCATCGAGAAAATCTCGATCACCGGCGAAAGCTCGGGGTCGTATTCGTCCCAGTTCAGCCCGCGCACGCCCTTGGGGTAGGCCACATGGTGCGGCAGGATGAAGGCGTTGTGTTCGCGGCAAAAGTCGCGCAGCCCCTCGATGTCGGAGGCGTAGCACATCTCTTTGTGGTCCTCGGTAAAGATCACGCATTGGTCGCCGTAAAAGTTCGAGTGCCACTCGAAACCGAGGAAGGCGGCAAAGCCCTCGGCCTCGTTGGCCTCGGCAATCGCGGTTTGCACGCGCGGCCAGGTCTCTGCCAGCCGCGCGAAGCCCTTGCTGAAATGCTGAAACCGCTCGTCGGAGGCGACATCCAGATCGTGCCAGCTGCTGTGGCCGGTGAACGCGAAGAAATCGAGGTGTTCGCGGGCAATGTCGAGGCTGCGCTCGATGCTGCCCTTGCCGTAGCCGTGGCCGTTGTGGTTGTGGATGTCGCCAAAGGCGATGCGGTACTGCTGTGTCATTTCACTAAGGTCTTTTCTGTTCAGCCCATCGGGCCTTGGGATCAGTTGGACGGTGCCGAGTAGATGGCCTCGTCAAGGTCAATTGGGGCGTCGATCAGGCCGTATTTCACCAGCAGGCTCATGGTGGTTTCCACCGAGCCACGGTTGATCTCGGGGCTGTATTCCCACGGCACATCCATGATCGTGTCGATCACCTGCGGGTCCATCTTGGTGAAGCCGGTGACAACCTCGATGGCCGCGGGCGTGTCGTAGTTGGCATTGGTCCACTCGATCCCCTTCTCAAGCGCCCGGGTGAAGCCGGCGATGGTTTCGGGGTTCTCGGCGGCGAACTGCTCGGTCACGGCGTAGAAGGAGGTTGCGGTGCGCTTGCCCTCAAACCCGTAGGGCCAGCCCAGCACCTCGGCGCCATCGTCCTGCATCAGGCGGCCAAGGAAAGGCTGGCTGACAAAGGCTGCATCGACCTGCCCGTTCAGGAGCGCATCGGGCATCTGCGGGAAGGGCACCTCGACAAAGGTCACCTTCTCGGAGTCGCCGCCGTTGGAATCGATCCAGTGGCGGGCGTAGAGCCAGATGATGTTGTTGCGGGTGTTCACGGCAACGCGCTTGCCTTCCAGATCGGCCCCGGTCTTGATGCCAGAGCCTGCGCCCACCATCAGGCCCGCATTGTCAGGCTCCACCGCCATGGTTTGCTGCGCGGGGGCGATGATCTTGAGCGGCAGACCCTGTGCCTTGGCCTGAAGGATCGACACGATGTTGGTAAAGACGATCTGCACCGAGCCCGACATCACGGCAGGCACACCGCGCGCGCCGCCCTGCGATGGCGTGCCATCCAGCGTCAGCCCCTCTTCGGCGAAATAGCCCTCGGCCTGAGCGGCGTGGAAGGGGATGGTATCGAAGATCGGCACGAGGGTGATCCGAAGGTCCGACGTTTCCTGAGCAGACACAGGAAGGGCGGTCGCTGCGGCCAGGACGCCAGCGCTAATGGCATTTCTGATTGTCATTGTGGTTCCTCTTTGAGCTACGTGAGTTGGCGAGAGTCTTTCACTGGCGCGACCGAACCCAGAAGGCGTAGCGCCTTTCGAACAGGCGGAAGACGGCCGTCTGTCCGATACCAAGGATCGAAACAACGATGATCCACGCGTACATTTCCGGCAGCTTGAACGAGCGCTGCATGTCGATGATCTGGGCGCCGAGCCCGCCGGATGAGGCGAGCATCTCGGCCAGCACGGCAAGCACCAGCGCCAGCCCCAGCCCCACCTTGGCCCCGGCAAGGATCATCGGGGCGGCGTTGGGCAGCACGATGCGAAAGATCTGCTTGGTCCGCCCGATCTTGAAGGTTTGGGCGGTTTGCAGGAGCACCGGATCGGTGCTGCGCACGCCTTCGATGGTGTTGATCAGGATCGGGAAGAAGGCCGAAAGCCAGATCACGAATATCTTCATCTCTGCGCCAAAGCCCAGAAAGAGCATCAAGGGGGGCAGCAGCGCAGGCTTGGGAATGGGCCGGAGCATCTCGACCAGCGGCTCGAAGAGGTAGAACAGCCGGTTGCTGACGCCCATCGCGAGGCCAAAGCCGATGCCCGACACCACCGCGAGCGCAAAGCCGCTCAGCAGGAGGTAGATCGTGTAGCCAAGCGGCGAAAGCACCTGCCCGTTGGCCACCATTTGAGCCAGCGCCGCCAGCACCACGGTTGGAGCAGGCACCATGAAGGGGCTGATGAGACCGCTGCGGCACGCAAGCTCCAGCGCCGCAAGAAGCGCGAGGATGAAGCCCGGCCCGAGGAGAAAATCGAACTTCTTCACCGGTGAAACTCCCGCCCGTCGAGCAGCTGCCCGAGGAGCTGCGCCCGCAGATCCTGAAACCGCTCGGAGGCTTGGGTTTTCACCGGGTCGCGCGGGCGCGGCAGCTCGGTTTCGATCAGGTCCGCCACGGTGGAGGGGCGCTTGCTGAGCACGGCGATCCTGTCGGAGAGATAAACCGCCTCTTCAACGTCATGGGTGACGAGCACGATGGTCAGCTCGCTTTCGGCCCAGAGGTCAAGGATGAGGTCATGCAGCTCAAGCCGGGTGAGCGCATCCACCGAAGAAAACGGCTCATCCAGCAGCAGGATTTCGGGCTGGGCAGCCAAGGCACGCGCGATGGCCACACGCTGCTGCATCCCGCCCGAAAGCTCTGCCGGATGCTTGTCGGCCACGTTCTCAAGGCCGACCTTGGCAAGATAGTCGATGCAGAGTGCCCGCTTGTCCGCCGCAGACATCTTGATCCGGTGTTCGAAGCCGAAGGCGACATTTTCGCCAACCGTCAGCCACGGCAGGAGCGACTTTGAATACTGCTGAAAGAGATAGACAAGCTCGTCGGGCGGGCCGTCTACAGCGTGGCCATTGAGCGTGACCTCCCCCGCACTGGCCGGCAGCAGGCCAGCCAGGATTTTGAGCAAGGTCGACTTGCCGCACCCCGAGGGGCCGACGATGGAAAGAAACTCGCCGCGCCGCACCTCTAGGTCCACCGAGCCGATGGCCGGAACATCCTCTCTCACGCCGTAGGTCTTGCTCACGCCCCGCGCCGAGAGCATGGCCGCGCCACCGACGGTCTGGCCTGTTTTTGGGGTATCGCTGATCATGTCATCGGTCCGTTGCTGAGAGGTGTTTGGCTTGGCTTCGGAGGTCATTTTCTCGACCAGGCAAGCGTGTTGCGTTCCCAAAGGCGGAACAGCTGGTTGAGCGTGTATCCAAGAAGAGAGAGCACGATGACGGCGGCGTACATATCGCCCGGGCGCATCGCGTATTGCATATTGATGATGTAATAGCCGATGCCCCCCGAGCCCGCGATCATCTCGGCCACGACGGTGGTGATGAGCGCAATGGCGAGGCTCGTGCGCATGCCGGCAAAGACGTAGGGCATCACCGCGGGCAGCACCACGCGCCGCACCGTGCGCAACCGGTTGACGCCAAAGGTTCGGGCAACGTCGAGGTAGGTGGTTTCCACGTTCAGCGTGCCCGACAGGGTGTTGATGACGACCGGAAAGAACACCGCGAGGCTGACGACAAAAACCTTCAGCGCATCATCAATGCCGAGGATGAAGATCAGCGGCGGAATGATCGCGGCAGCCGGAATCGGGCGCATGATCTCGACAAGGCTGCCCAGCATCTGGCGCAGCGGCGTGGAGAGGCCCATGGCGAGGCCGAGCACAACGCCGAGCGTGCTGCCGATGACAAAGCCACTCCCCATCCGGAACAGGCTGGAGCCGACAACATAGAGCAACTCGCCGCCAAGGAGGCCGGTGACAAGGCTCGACAGGACGGTGGTGAACGGTGGCCATGTCGTGCTGCCCGGAACGATGAGGCGCGCGGAGACTTCCCACAGCACGAGGAGAGCTGCGACGAGCAGGTAGCCCCAAATCCTGTGTCCGAGATTCTTCATCCGTCAGTCCTTTGCATGGCGCTGTGGCCGGGAGTAGCTGTTCTGAAAGTCAGGTTGTCGCCCAACTTGAAACCAAGCCACAGTCTGCACCTACCTTTCCGCTCTGCGGAAAGGTATTGTCGCTGGGGCTTTCCCTATCGCCCTCAAATCAAGCATTGGCAGGTCAGAAGATGCCAGAAACCATTCAATCCCTGTCACGCGGCCTCCGCGTCCTCACGTTGATCAATCAGCGCGGCGCCGTTTCGCTCGCCGATCTGCACCACGCCACCGGATTCTCTCGCCCCGCAATCCTGAGGCTTCTTGCAACCCTGGAGGCCGAAGGCTTCATCCGCCGCTGGCTTGATGACGGGCTTTACCGAGTGAACACGTTGAGCCCCGGGAACAACCGCAACATCGCCTGGCTCACGCTGGTTGCCGACACAATCGGCCCCAGCCTGAGCGACCTGACCGACCAGATCGGTTGGCCCGTCGACGTGGCTGTTCTTGACGGAGACAAGATGACCCTCTGCGAAACAACACGGCGGCAGTCGCAGTATCCCGTCGACCTGATCACCTCCGGCTATCAGGTGCATCTG from Oceanicola sp. D3 includes the following:
- a CDS encoding Rieske 2Fe-2S domain-containing protein, producing the protein MISQQLNDQLTRTGPGTDAGAVMRQYWQPAALSDELAKNRPVVPVKLLGEDLVLFRDSEGELGLIARGCPHRGADLCYGRLEDNGLRCPFHGWHFDRTGQCVEQPGEPETSRMKENIKTTSYPVVEKNGIIFAYMGPGEPPEFPNFDCFRAPESHVFAFKGLWECNWLQAMEVGIDPVHASFLHRFLQDEDPADAYGKQFRDKAADTDIPMTKLLRDYPRPEISVEETDYGMRIVALRHLDNGKTHVRITNQIFPEAISIPMSREMIITQWHVPIDDEHCYWYSMFTSFDKPVDKELMREQRLKEHRLPDYAPLKNKRNNYGYDPEEQSRETYTGMGLDINVHDQWAVESPGPIFDRTKEHLGKTDVAIIKYRRMMRAAIAAMAEGKVDELPMHGSVDPAQVFGPISNDTIGDRENWKEAFTASDAERRAACADWDAKV
- a CDS encoding ABC transporter permease, coding for MKKFDFLLGPGFILALLAALELACRSGLISPFMVPAPTVVLAALAQMVANGQVLSPLGYTIYLLLSGFALAVVSGIGFGLAMGVSNRLFYLFEPLVEMLRPIPKPALLPPLMLFLGFGAEMKIFVIWLSAFFPILINTIEGVRSTDPVLLQTAQTFKIGRTKQIFRIVLPNAAPMILAGAKVGLGLALVLAVLAEMLASSGGLGAQIIDMQRSFKLPEMYAWIIVVSILGIGQTAVFRLFERRYAFWVRSRQ
- a CDS encoding ABC transporter permease, whose amino-acid sequence is MKNLGHRIWGYLLVAALLVLWEVSARLIVPGSTTWPPFTTVLSSLVTGLLGGELLYVVGSSLFRMGSGFVIGSTLGVVLGLAMGLSTPLRQMLGSLVEIMRPIPAAAIIPPLIFILGIDDALKVFVVSLAVFFPVVINTLSGTLNVETTYLDVARTFGVNRLRTVRRVVLPAVMPYVFAGMRTSLAIALITTVVAEMIAGSGGIGYYIINMQYAMRPGDMYAAVIVLSLLGYTLNQLFRLWERNTLAWSRK
- a CDS encoding ABC transporter ATP-binding protein, with product MISDTPKTGQTVGGAAMLSARGVSKTYGVREDVPAIGSVDLEVRRGEFLSIVGPSGCGKSTLLKILAGLLPASAGEVTLNGHAVDGPPDELVYLFQQYSKSLLPWLTVGENVAFGFEHRIKMSAADKRALCIDYLAKVGLENVADKHPAELSGGMQQRVAIARALAAQPEILLLDEPFSSVDALTRLELHDLILDLWAESELTIVLVTHDVEEAVYLSDRIAVLSKRPSTVADLIETELPRPRDPVKTQASERFQDLRAQLLGQLLDGREFHR
- a CDS encoding ABC transporter substrate-binding protein; translated protein: MTIRNAISAGVLAAATALPVSAQETSDLRITLVPIFDTIPFHAAQAEGYFAEEGLTLDGTPSQGGARGVPAVMSGSVQIVFTNIVSILQAKAQGLPLKIIAPAQQTMAVEPDNAGLMVGAGSGIKTGADLEGKRVAVNTRNNIIWLYARHWIDSNGGDSEKVTFVEVPFPQMPDALLNGQVDAAFVSQPFLGRLMQDDGAEVLGWPYGFEGKRTATSFYAVTEQFAAENPETIAGFTRALEKGIEWTNANYDTPAAIEVVTGFTKMDPQVIDTIMDVPWEYSPEINRGSVETTMSLLVKYGLIDAPIDLDEAIYSAPSN
- a CDS encoding 5-carboxymethyl-2-hydroxymuconate Delta-isomerase, whose translation is MPHFVIEHGNALNSPATRQAALQLVGEVGAGCGFIAREDIKLRIYEAVEFLHLDGTGSFLHLTVSMLAGREPEQKIALAIALRDALAERFPEVESISIDLRDMDPTPYKKRLLPARSG
- a CDS encoding 2Fe-2S iron-sulfur cluster-binding protein; translation: MSEKITLIFELPDGAQKQVEATVGHSVMQAAVLANVPHVEAECGGSLSCATCHVRAGDLPGGPSDSEDAMLDMTEAERSDDSRLSCQITVSPEMDGHVFQVPQPM
- a CDS encoding glutamine synthetase family protein, with product MKDRLDKIANGRLAQEGLLSPEAVQAASELVERLSGGETETVRVLFADQNGILRGKTVVASALESVFCSGLAAPSTLILKDTSNRTAFPIWAENNGIEGELAGGRDLLMVPDPATFRVLPWSPHSAWIFCDPYFKSGAPIAFSPRGILKVAMDRLAKHGLAMQAGLEVEFHVFELLDDKMAHSDATMPATAVTTRNLSRGYQFLSGADYDRLEPVMDDLRRNCQALGLPVRSTEVEMGPSQFEFTFDPADPLTHADNMMMFRAMVKESCARKGLHATFMCKPAVANSAASGWHLHQSLVDTATGENLMIPPAEAELSDTASAWIAGLLEHAAQTCLLTTPTVNGYKRYRPHQLAPDRIQWGRDNRGAMIRAMMAPGDPASRVENRVAETTANPYYYFASQILCGLDGIERGLRAPEPVETPYDSDAPALPNSLLSAIQHFEASDFYRAALGDTFVDYIATLRRSEWERYHLTVSEWEQAEYFGLF